Proteins encoded within one genomic window of Zestosphaera sp.:
- a CDS encoding aminoacyl-tRNA deacylase: MSAGRTIDVAVKLKDYLERAKVWHRFFELPEHTMTVDAASRQLGVPPDKIIKTLLLLSEAGEPVIAIVCGDRKVDLSKVAVMCGSRVRMAKAREVERFTGYPVGAVPPVGHGLRTFVDKCVASHERVIGGGGTTHTLIEMRVEDVVKLTNAVLCDISE, from the coding sequence ATGAGTGCGGGCAGGACCATAGACGTGGCAGTGAAGTTGAAGGACTACCTGGAGCGCGCGAAGGTATGGCACAGGTTTTTTGAGCTACCGGAACACACCATGACTGTGGATGCCGCGTCGAGACAGTTGGGCGTGCCCCCTGACAAGATAATAAAGACACTCCTCCTCTTAAGTGAGGCGGGAGAGCCGGTCATAGCTATAGTGTGCGGTGACAGGAAGGTGGATCTTAGTAAGGTGGCGGTGATGTGCGGTAGTAGGGTCAGGATGGCTAAGGCTAGGGAAGTGGAAAGGTTCACAGGCTACCCGGTCGGGGCCGTGCCGCCGGTGGGGCACGGTCTCAGAACGTTTGTAGATAAGTGCGTCGCTAGCCATGAGAGGGTGATCGGGGGCGGCGGAACTACGCACACCCTTATTGAGATGAGGGTTGAGGATGTTGTGAAACTCACTAACGCTGTGCTGTGTGATATAAGCGAATAA
- a CDS encoding amino acid carrier protein has protein sequence MDLESVLEFIAYEIVWNPLLPVIFLLAGLYLTVGTRFFQFRKFGTIFRNTLGRVAEARGGKGPGIVSQFAAWATATGATIGMGNIAGVSSAVALGGPGAVFWMWVAALFGMGTKFAEVVLGVKYREVLPDGRAYGGPPYYMEKGLGKEMRLPGWVWRTLAALFTLTFCSTAIISMSNYTIMEGAMTCFQLSSEVSAVVGLIYALLVTAICIGFIPRVARVAELLMPLMVVIYIGGCLGILTTYVQNLPNAFAQIFTYAFTPAAAVGGFAGVAVTKAIQVGVARSVYSNEAGWGSAPHIHATAMVDHPVRQGMWGVMEVFLDTIVVCSMTALTVITTGVWQTGRGGVGAVLQAFASVYGPLAPAILYLTLLLFVLTTSTGWYSYYEVEARYWLGSRPRLMNAVIRFFQIGSPFIVWAVGATALLYGVVPAVFWVLGDITAGLPVYINLVVLLVLSPVIFREVKDFESRFSAR, from the coding sequence TTGGATCTCGAGAGCGTGCTCGAGTTTATAGCCTACGAGATTGTGTGGAATCCGCTGTTGCCAGTTATCTTCCTGCTTGCGGGGCTCTACCTAACTGTCGGCACGCGGTTCTTCCAGTTCAGGAAGTTTGGCACCATATTCAGGAACACGTTAGGGAGGGTGGCGGAGGCGCGTGGGGGGAAAGGGCCTGGGATAGTGTCCCAGTTCGCTGCCTGGGCTACAGCGACAGGGGCTACGATAGGCATGGGGAACATAGCTGGGGTCTCCAGCGCGGTGGCGCTAGGAGGGCCTGGTGCGGTATTCTGGATGTGGGTGGCCGCGCTCTTCGGCATGGGCACGAAGTTCGCCGAAGTCGTTCTCGGCGTCAAGTATAGGGAGGTCCTTCCAGACGGGAGGGCTTACGGCGGTCCTCCATACTACATGGAGAAAGGACTTGGTAAGGAGATGCGGTTGCCTGGCTGGGTTTGGAGGACTCTTGCAGCTTTGTTCACGCTCACTTTCTGCTCAACTGCCATAATATCGATGAGTAACTACACGATCATGGAGGGGGCGATGACGTGCTTTCAACTGTCCAGCGAGGTGTCAGCTGTAGTTGGTCTGATCTACGCCCTGCTGGTCACCGCGATATGCATAGGCTTCATACCTAGAGTAGCTAGAGTGGCCGAGCTACTCATGCCGCTGATGGTCGTGATATACATCGGCGGGTGTTTAGGGATTCTGACCACATATGTACAGAACTTACCCAACGCGTTTGCCCAAATATTCACCTACGCATTCACGCCGGCGGCTGCTGTAGGAGGTTTCGCCGGCGTCGCCGTGACTAAAGCCATTCAGGTAGGTGTTGCCAGAAGCGTCTACAGTAATGAGGCTGGGTGGGGAAGCGCCCCTCACATCCACGCCACCGCTATGGTGGACCACCCCGTGAGGCAGGGCATGTGGGGGGTTATGGAGGTTTTCCTTGACACGATTGTAGTATGTTCAATGACAGCTCTCACAGTCATCACGACGGGGGTCTGGCAGACAGGCAGAGGCGGTGTAGGTGCGGTGCTTCAGGCTTTCGCATCAGTCTACGGCCCGCTGGCGCCAGCGATACTCTACTTAACGCTATTACTGTTCGTGCTGACGACGAGCACCGGCTGGTACAGCTACTACGAAGTTGAGGCTAGGTACTGGCTTGGGAGCAGGCCGAGACTCATGAATGCCGTTATAAGATTCTTCCAGATCGGGTCTCCATTCATCGTGTGGGCCGTAGGCGCTACAGCGCTACTCTATGGGGTGGTGCCGGCAGTGTTCTGGGTTCTGGGGGACATCACGGCGGGTCTCCCCGTATACATAAACTTAGTGGTTTTGCTGGTGCTGTCGCCTGTCATATTTAGGGAGGTCAAGGATTTCGAGTCGAGGTTCAGCGCGAGGTGA
- a CDS encoding amidohydrolase, with protein sequence MLIGFVNGNIYVSFKPFRKAEAMAVAGGRVVYAGKREVVEVAVKALGGDLVDLGGRTVLPGFIDAHLHLDELGMYLNMLDLRGVGSVAELKERVREYARGVGTTWVLGHGWDQELFKEGRWPTRHDLDEVVSDRPVMLSRVCMHAAVLNTKAMEITGLMRLESPGLMRDERGIPTGVVKEEAFDVARRKFEESLTDEDYVRLLEDAARFATSHGVTTVGFVSCDVRSLKALTRLKDKGRLTTRVRVYLNPGEEWEVLRILEKLGMTRGFGDDFLKIMGVKILADGSLGARTAWLSEPYSDDPTTSGYPNIDEESLKKLVKEVHKAGLQLAVHGIGDKTIDLILDAYEELDGVKGRRHRIEHASVLREDQVERMARLGVVASVQPHFVITDWWVKNRVGEGRVRWVYPFKTMTERGIKLGFSTDSPVEVLNPWETVYAAVTRGRHEKIPLYEDTERERLTVREALHAYTWGSAYIMFEEDSLGSLEEGKLADFIVVDKDPLTVDEIELRNLKVLETYVGGRKQDFKSH encoded by the coding sequence ATGTTGATCGGGTTTGTAAATGGTAACATATACGTTTCATTCAAGCCTTTCAGGAAGGCGGAGGCCATGGCCGTCGCGGGTGGAAGGGTTGTCTACGCGGGTAAGAGGGAGGTTGTAGAAGTTGCTGTCAAGGCGCTTGGTGGTGATCTAGTAGATTTAGGGGGTAGGACCGTCCTCCCAGGATTTATAGACGCTCACTTACACCTCGACGAGCTTGGTATGTATCTAAACATGCTGGACCTACGTGGTGTGGGGAGCGTGGCGGAGTTGAAGGAGAGGGTGAGGGAGTATGCTAGGGGTGTAGGGACTACGTGGGTGCTTGGTCATGGGTGGGATCAGGAGCTCTTTAAAGAGGGCAGGTGGCCGACAAGACACGACCTAGACGAGGTTGTCAGCGACAGGCCCGTCATGCTCTCAAGGGTCTGTATGCACGCGGCAGTTCTGAACACGAAGGCTATGGAGATCACGGGGTTAATGCGGCTAGAGTCGCCTGGGCTAATGCGAGATGAGCGCGGGATCCCCACAGGGGTTGTGAAGGAGGAAGCGTTCGACGTGGCTAGGAGGAAGTTTGAGGAGTCGCTAACGGACGAGGACTACGTTAGGCTTCTGGAGGACGCGGCGCGTTTCGCCACGTCGCACGGCGTTACCACAGTTGGATTCGTGAGTTGCGATGTGAGGTCTTTGAAGGCGCTTACCAGATTGAAGGATAAGGGAAGACTTACGACCAGGGTTAGGGTGTACTTAAATCCTGGGGAGGAGTGGGAGGTCTTAAGGATCCTCGAGAAGCTGGGCATGACGAGAGGATTTGGCGACGACTTCCTCAAGATAATGGGGGTCAAGATCCTTGCTGACGGGAGTTTGGGGGCAAGAACCGCGTGGCTCTCGGAACCCTACTCCGACGATCCGACTACCAGCGGCTACCCCAACATAGATGAGGAGAGCCTTAAGAAGCTCGTTAAAGAGGTTCACAAAGCTGGACTGCAGTTAGCGGTCCACGGCATCGGTGATAAGACCATAGACTTGATTCTCGACGCTTACGAGGAGCTTGACGGGGTTAAGGGCAGGAGACACAGGATAGAACACGCCTCAGTCCTGAGGGAGGATCAGGTTGAGAGGATGGCTAGGTTAGGTGTGGTTGCCTCAGTACAGCCTCACTTCGTAATAACTGACTGGTGGGTCAAGAACAGGGTCGGTGAGGGAAGAGTGCGGTGGGTCTATCCCTTCAAGACTATGACTGAAAGGGGGATTAAGCTGGGGTTCTCTACCGACAGCCCTGTGGAGGTCCTGAACCCATGGGAGACTGTGTACGCGGCCGTGACTAGAGGTAGACATGAGAAAATCCCACTCTACGAGGATACAGAGAGGGAGCGCCTCACTGTGAGGGAGGCACTCCACGCATACACTTGGGGCTCCGCATACATAATGTTTGAGGAGGACAGCCTGGGAAGTCTCGAGGAGGGTAAACTAGCAGACTTCATAGTGGTTGATAAAGACCCCTTAACAGTCGATGAGATAGAGTTAAGGAATTTGAAGGTACTTGAGACTTATGTCGGAGGTAGAAAGCAGGATTTCAAATCTCATTAG